From Mesoaciditoga lauensis cd-1655R = DSM 25116, one genomic window encodes:
- the flhB gene encoding flagellar biosynthesis protein FlhB, giving the protein MKKTNGIWIDLFVFADPEKTEKATPRRRKKAREEGNVSQSPDLNMAISLLSVSSVVYFTFAGLYHSFTKIFLVITTGFNGAAAMSIPQAMHYLAFAFSAALTWLLAVMFVGLLGAALPSMLQTRFLFSLKALIPDLNKINPIEGFKKMFSLRTVFEFIKSLIKMIIIAYIGYTSIVQIWPNLFSMSQSSLEASSIALGNFIYRLLMEIGLALLAIGILDIYYQRWEYERSLRMTKKEVKDEAKDTEGNPLIKNKQRQKMMLLARSRMMQNIQNAQVVVTNPTHVAVAIEYKEDMNAPKVVAKGAGEVAERIKSMARKYGIPILRNPPLARDLFKSVEIGEEIPSRLYRLVAELLVTVYKMKNNKV; this is encoded by the coding sequence ATGAAAAAGACAAACGGTATATGGATAGATCTGTTTGTATTTGCAGATCCTGAGAAAACTGAAAAGGCCACTCCACGTAGAAGGAAGAAAGCAAGAGAAGAGGGAAACGTCTCACAATCGCCAGACTTGAACATGGCAATTTCTCTTTTAAGTGTTTCAAGCGTGGTATATTTCACTTTTGCTGGTTTGTATCATTCTTTTACAAAGATTTTTTTGGTTATAACCACTGGATTTAACGGTGCCGCTGCCATGTCGATTCCACAAGCAATGCATTATCTAGCTTTCGCGTTTTCCGCCGCCCTTACGTGGCTCTTGGCTGTTATGTTTGTGGGATTATTAGGAGCGGCGTTGCCTTCAATGCTTCAAACAAGGTTTCTTTTTTCGTTGAAAGCTTTGATACCCGATCTCAACAAAATCAATCCCATCGAAGGTTTTAAAAAGATGTTCTCTTTGAGAACTGTTTTCGAATTCATAAAGTCTTTGATCAAGATGATAATCATAGCGTATATAGGTTATACTTCCATAGTTCAGATATGGCCAAACCTTTTTTCCATGTCTCAAAGTTCGTTGGAAGCTTCTTCTATAGCCCTTGGAAATTTCATCTATCGGTTACTCATGGAGATAGGCTTGGCGCTTTTGGCAATAGGAATATTGGATATATACTATCAACGTTGGGAATACGAGAGATCTTTGAGGATGACCAAGAAGGAAGTTAAGGATGAAGCTAAAGATACGGAAGGTAATCCACTGATAAAGAACAAGCAAAGGCAAAAGATGATGTTGCTTGCCAGAAGTCGTATGATGCAAAATATCCAGAATGCTCAGGTGGTAGTGACAAACCCGACACACGTTGCAGTTGCGATAGAATACAAGGAAGATATGAATGCCCCCAAAGTTGTTGCGAAGGGGGCAGGCGAAGTGGCCGAAAGGATAAAATCGATGGCCAGAAAGTACGGCATACCCATTTTAAGAAATCCACCTTTGGCAAGGGATCTTTTTAAAAGCGTCGAGATTGGAGAAGAAATACCATCTCGACTTTACCGATTGGTCGCAGAGCTGTTGGTGACGGTTTATAAGATGAAAAACAACAAGGTTTAA
- the ylqF gene encoding ribosome biogenesis GTPase YlqF, with the protein MEIEVWYPSHIEKAKKALKSLTKTVKGVIEIVDARAPMATRPMDIEPYFKDKMKMIFLNKSDLADPKVTDKWIDAFSKKGIEVMTGSLKKMKNANKIFEPFRRSKEVNIAIVGMPNVGKSTLVNMIKRRRSASIGDRPGVTRAIQWIRVNDQLRVLDTPGVTYPKIFNDLLYAKLGLCNVIDVEKIDFEALIYYELNLLCKIRPEIFEKIAQGNSVMERVENYAKKRNFLLKGGVLDMNRALLTLHREITHGEFGRISYETPDEFDKI; encoded by the coding sequence ATGGAAATAGAAGTTTGGTATCCTTCTCATATTGAGAAGGCGAAGAAAGCGCTAAAATCTTTAACCAAAACGGTTAAGGGCGTTATTGAAATAGTAGATGCGCGCGCTCCAATGGCTACACGGCCAATGGATATAGAACCGTATTTCAAAGATAAAATGAAGATGATCTTTTTGAACAAAAGCGATTTGGCCGATCCGAAGGTAACAGATAAATGGATCGACGCCTTTTCAAAAAAAGGTATCGAGGTAATGACCGGATCTCTTAAAAAGATGAAGAACGCCAACAAGATTTTTGAACCTTTTAGACGTTCTAAGGAAGTGAATATAGCCATAGTTGGAATGCCAAATGTTGGAAAATCAACGCTGGTTAACATGATCAAAAGAAGGCGTTCCGCTTCAATTGGAGATCGTCCGGGTGTTACGAGAGCCATTCAATGGATAAGGGTTAACGATCAACTTCGCGTGTTGGATACGCCGGGTGTGACTTATCCAAAGATATTTAACGATCTTCTTTACGCAAAGTTGGGGCTGTGTAATGTTATAGATGTGGAAAAAATAGACTTTGAAGCCCTTATATACTACGAGCTGAACCTACTCTGCAAGATTCGTCCAGAAATTTTTGAAAAAATAGCACAAGGCAATTCCGTTATGGAAAGGGTCGAAAATTACGCGAAAAAGAGAAATTTTCTCCTGAAAGGTGGAGTTTTGGATATGAACCGTGCCCTACTTACACTCCATCGCGAAATCACACATGGGGAATTTGGAAGGATTTCTTACGAAACTCCTGATGAATTTGATAAAATTTGA
- a CDS encoding M20/M25/M40 family metallo-hydrolase: MEKIENLLKALSESFGPSGYEDEVVKVVEKELNGICETRRLSSNSLLAILKGKKKGKVLFSAHIDEIGIMISKIEDNYARIVSVGGVDPKILPSQRIKIKTSKGFQYGIVGMLAPHLQKGDKKDVTFDSLFLDLSCAPDAKVGNVGVVSCEATKIGKEHFSGKAMDDRASVTALITALKMLAGMEKHTDVYALFSSREEVGMIGALTGSFEVKPDVGIAIDVTFADNDSSNAPEIKLGEGPALSVGAGTYKKIYDVMIDVAKSENIKYQIEPNPGRTGTDADAIQLSYKGVPTMLVSIAEMYMHTPTEVVHLKDIWSTARLLSNFALKWGEESAS; the protein is encoded by the coding sequence TTGGAAAAGATAGAGAATTTGTTGAAGGCACTTTCAGAATCTTTTGGCCCGTCCGGATACGAAGATGAAGTTGTGAAAGTGGTAGAAAAAGAGCTAAATGGCATATGTGAAACCCGACGCCTTTCTTCCAACTCGTTGTTGGCAATTTTGAAGGGAAAGAAGAAAGGAAAAGTGCTTTTTTCTGCCCACATAGATGAAATAGGGATTATGATTTCTAAAATAGAAGACAACTACGCCAGGATAGTGTCCGTCGGGGGAGTAGATCCGAAGATCTTGCCATCGCAAAGGATCAAGATAAAAACCTCCAAGGGATTTCAATATGGAATAGTGGGAATGCTGGCACCTCATTTGCAAAAAGGAGATAAAAAAGATGTCACTTTTGATTCACTCTTTTTGGATTTGAGCTGTGCTCCGGATGCAAAAGTGGGAAATGTCGGGGTTGTGAGCTGTGAAGCGACGAAAATTGGCAAGGAGCACTTTTCGGGAAAGGCGATGGATGATAGAGCAAGCGTAACGGCCCTCATTACAGCTTTGAAAATGCTTGCAGGCATGGAAAAGCATACGGATGTGTACGCTCTTTTCTCTTCAAGAGAAGAAGTTGGAATGATAGGTGCTTTAACAGGCTCGTTTGAAGTAAAGCCAGATGTAGGCATAGCCATCGATGTCACATTTGCGGATAACGATTCAAGTAATGCTCCAGAGATAAAACTTGGCGAAGGGCCCGCTTTATCTGTAGGGGCAGGGACGTACAAAAAGATCTACGATGTCATGATCGATGTGGCAAAATCTGAGAACATAAAATACCAAATAGAACCAAATCCTGGCAGAACAGGCACAGACGCCGATGCCATTCAACTTTCCTATAAAGGTGTGCCTACCATGCTGGTTTCCATTGCTGAGATGTACATGCATACTCCCACAGAAGTGGTCCACTTGAAAGATATATGGTCAACGGCTAGGCTGCTGAGCAATTTTGCTCTCAAATGGGGTGAAGAAAGTGCATCTTGA
- a CDS encoding M42 family metallopeptidase, with product MHLEHLEKLSNIQAISGFEDDVVNYIKDVLKRHSYDFKEDFMKNLTVFIPGRDHSFKFGLFAHMDEVGLMVTKIKDDTTVKFAPVGGVDPRVLVGKKVKVGKDVDGVIGFKPIHLQKKGKESPSFDNLSIFVGESSAVNVGDPVFFTTKFNSCGDFYVGKAFDDRVGCAMMLELIEMEEKPPFDLYLSFVSQEEVGLRGSAVAAANLDIDAALVIEGTTAGDNPELEEAHWATHLGDGPVLVAVHSGYVIDKRIFEGLKSVADENDIPYQVKRRTAGGTDAARIARTFAGIPTGVVAVPARYIHSPVSQIAKKDFENTFKLVKAFIESEVFVR from the coding sequence GTGCATCTTGAACATCTTGAAAAGTTATCAAACATTCAAGCGATATCCGGATTTGAAGATGATGTGGTGAATTATATAAAGGATGTTCTCAAAAGACATTCTTACGATTTTAAAGAGGATTTTATGAAGAACTTAACCGTCTTCATTCCGGGAAGGGATCATAGTTTCAAATTTGGTTTATTTGCCCATATGGATGAAGTTGGACTTATGGTTACAAAGATTAAGGATGACACAACGGTAAAATTCGCCCCTGTTGGTGGGGTAGATCCAAGGGTGCTTGTTGGGAAAAAGGTTAAAGTTGGAAAAGATGTGGACGGTGTTATAGGATTTAAGCCAATTCATCTTCAAAAAAAAGGAAAAGAAAGTCCTTCTTTTGATAACCTGTCGATCTTCGTTGGTGAATCATCCGCGGTGAATGTTGGGGATCCGGTTTTTTTCACAACAAAATTCAATTCTTGTGGAGATTTTTATGTTGGGAAGGCTTTCGATGATAGAGTCGGATGCGCCATGATGCTTGAACTCATTGAAATGGAAGAAAAGCCACCCTTTGATCTTTACCTTTCATTTGTATCCCAGGAAGAAGTGGGATTAAGAGGAAGTGCGGTAGCGGCTGCGAATTTGGATATAGACGCCGCGTTGGTCATAGAAGGGACGACAGCTGGAGACAATCCGGAATTGGAAGAAGCACACTGGGCTACGCACTTGGGAGACGGCCCTGTGTTGGTAGCCGTTCACAGTGGATACGTTATAGACAAACGTATTTTTGAAGGTTTGAAAAGTGTGGCTGACGAAAATGATATTCCTTATCAGGTGAAAAGAAGAACAGCAGGTGGAACCGATGCGGCAAGAATTGCTCGAACTTTCGCGGGAATACCAACGGGAGTTGTTGCCGTGCCCGCAAGATACATTCATTCACCTGTTTCTCAGATTGCAAAGAAAGATTTTGAAAATACGTTTAAACTTGTTAAGGCCTTCATTGAGAGTGAGGTGTTTGTGCGTTGA
- a CDS encoding GTPase: protein MVMELKKFLASNMAEAMIRVKNELGSDAVILQTRRVRKGGFLGIGSKLYVEVTAFKEEDDKSNHGERVYQKAPNYEDVDELKSELHGIKSTLEIVNKKLSSTQINANFPEPFGSIYIKLIENGMKSNEASSIVEDISQEMSSVEARDKGKISSALRKRFENMIKTERIKFIPPSKIVLVGPTGVGKTTTLAKIAAMIKIKEKQPLNVVTLDTYRIAAAQQLKTYADIMHIPFKVVYTPEESEKISSKVSGEILLVDTAGRSQKNELKITEITSYIQNIDPDIVFLVVDATKKRDNLEDVIKRFSVVNPSHFILTKLDETTSLLGVIKALSDFNIPLSFITNGQNVPDDIMYADEIDIPSLMVKEVLE, encoded by the coding sequence ATGGTCATGGAATTGAAGAAATTTTTGGCTTCCAACATGGCTGAAGCGATGATAAGGGTTAAAAACGAATTGGGCTCTGATGCCGTGATCCTTCAAACGCGCCGAGTTAGGAAAGGTGGCTTTTTGGGAATAGGATCAAAATTATACGTTGAAGTTACCGCATTTAAAGAGGAAGATGATAAAAGTAACCATGGTGAGAGGGTATATCAGAAAGCGCCTAATTATGAGGATGTAGATGAACTGAAATCAGAGTTGCATGGAATAAAAAGCACTTTGGAAATCGTGAACAAAAAACTCTCTTCTACACAGATAAATGCGAATTTTCCGGAACCTTTTGGAAGTATTTACATTAAACTGATTGAAAATGGAATGAAGTCCAATGAAGCATCTTCGATCGTTGAAGATATCTCTCAAGAGATGAGCTCTGTGGAGGCGCGTGATAAAGGTAAGATCTCATCAGCTTTGAGAAAGCGTTTCGAGAATATGATAAAAACGGAAAGAATTAAGTTCATCCCTCCAAGCAAGATAGTTCTTGTAGGCCCAACGGGTGTGGGAAAGACCACAACCCTCGCAAAGATAGCGGCTATGATAAAGATAAAGGAAAAACAGCCGTTAAACGTAGTCACGTTGGATACATACAGAATAGCGGCAGCGCAGCAATTAAAGACGTATGCGGACATAATGCACATACCTTTTAAAGTTGTTTACACCCCGGAAGAAAGTGAAAAAATTTCTTCAAAGGTTTCTGGCGAAATTTTGTTGGTCGATACAGCTGGAAGAAGCCAAAAGAATGAACTGAAAATTACGGAAATAACTTCTTACATCCAAAATATAGATCCTGATATAGTCTTCTTGGTAGTGGATGCCACTAAAAAAAGAGACAACCTGGAAGATGTGATAAAGCGGTTTTCAGTAGTCAATCCCAGCCATTTCATACTTACAAAATTGGACGAAACTACATCCCTTTTGGGGGTAATCAAAGCTCTAAGTGATTTCAACATTCCTCTTTCTTTTATAACGAATGGACAAAACGTTCCAGACGATATAATGTATGCTGATGAAATAGACATACCTTCTTTGATGGTTAAGGAGGTATTAGAATGA
- a CDS encoding M42 family metallopeptidase — translation MNLEHLKKLLTSFGPSGREDEIRNTILELIKDRVDGYKIDNVGNLIAWKKGNGKNKKKILLDAHMDQIGFVVTHIDDKGFLRVEPIGGIMPQVIYGGRLNFNGVIGVVGIEEESRETFKKNLKEMSFDNLYVDVAGEVSKISVGSFGIYDSYPIFKGNMVVSLALDDRIGCAILVETLLQDEKPYNDVYALFSVQEEHSLIGAAVGGFDVEPDMAIAIDVTDSGDVPKAHKRVSMMIGKGPAVKVMDSMSVSNPKVVEFLKRTAEKNSIEYQLEVLPFGGTDAYALERTKSGIPTAAISIPTRYIHTPSEVCDLNDADKTVELIQAVVKEEISL, via the coding sequence TTGAATTTAGAACACTTAAAGAAACTTTTAACCTCTTTTGGACCAAGCGGTCGAGAGGATGAGATAAGAAACACGATTTTGGAACTCATAAAAGATAGGGTAGATGGGTACAAGATCGACAACGTTGGAAATTTAATAGCCTGGAAAAAAGGTAACGGCAAGAATAAAAAGAAGATCTTGCTTGATGCCCATATGGATCAAATAGGATTTGTGGTAACCCACATAGACGACAAAGGATTTTTAAGAGTGGAACCCATTGGTGGCATAATGCCCCAGGTTATATACGGAGGACGACTGAACTTTAACGGCGTAATCGGTGTGGTTGGAATAGAAGAAGAAAGTAGAGAAACTTTTAAAAAGAACCTTAAAGAGATGAGCTTTGATAACTTGTACGTTGATGTTGCGGGAGAAGTGTCGAAAATTTCCGTGGGAAGTTTTGGAATTTACGATTCTTACCCTATTTTTAAGGGAAACATGGTCGTTTCTTTGGCTTTGGATGATAGAATTGGTTGTGCAATTTTAGTTGAAACCCTCTTGCAAGACGAAAAACCTTACAACGATGTTTACGCGCTTTTCAGTGTTCAAGAAGAACATAGTCTTATTGGGGCGGCGGTTGGAGGTTTTGATGTTGAGCCGGACATGGCCATTGCCATAGACGTAACGGATAGTGGTGATGTTCCAAAGGCTCATAAAAGAGTTTCTATGATGATTGGAAAAGGCCCCGCTGTGAAGGTTATGGATTCCATGAGCGTTTCCAATCCTAAAGTGGTGGAATTTTTGAAAAGAACTGCCGAGAAAAATAGCATAGAATACCAATTGGAAGTTCTTCCTTTTGGCGGAACAGATGCTTACGCGTTGGAAAGAACAAAAAGTGGTATACCCACGGCTGCGATATCCATTCCAACGCGGTATATTCATACACCTTCAGAAGTGTGTGATTTAAACGATGCCGACAAGACCGTTGAGCTTATTCAGGCAGTTGTGAAGGAGGAGATTTCTCTCTGA
- the acpP gene encoding acyl carrier protein translates to MDEIFEKVKNIIADKLGVEPTSINEDSSFIDDLGADSLDVVDIVMAFEDEFGIKVEDEELEKFSTVKDVVEYIKGKM, encoded by the coding sequence ATGGATGAAATTTTTGAGAAAGTAAAAAACATAATAGCCGACAAACTTGGTGTTGAGCCAACGAGCATAAATGAAGATTCTTCCTTTATCGACGATCTGGGAGCAGATTCGTTAGATGTTGTAGATATCGTCATGGCTTTTGAAGACGAATTTGGCATTAAAGTTGAAGATGAAGAATTGGAAAAATTTTCAACTGTTAAGGATGTTGTGGAGTACATAAAGGGCAAGATGTAA
- the fliR gene encoding flagellar biosynthetic protein FliR: MDFQTFLQNDFLTWAMILARVTGLFSFSPFLGAPFIPRTVRVLIVIIFSWLLIPYAGVTISFSTPVGIIAWMTFLNFTIGMAIGLFATIFFEAVQFAGRVYGYQIGFAVANVLDPQTQSQVPILGQLTYLIAAFLFVSLDGPAILLLAVADSLKKVPVDLLAMGTNFVPLFWKEVGTIFSLGIQIGFPIIAFMIIVTIILGVMARIMPQMNVFMVGMPLDVFVGLIMFAMLIPVWFTVFSNQIMELSDKLVSLINGM, from the coding sequence ATGGATTTTCAAACTTTCCTCCAAAACGATTTTCTAACTTGGGCCATGATATTGGCCCGAGTAACAGGTCTTTTTTCTTTTTCGCCCTTCTTAGGAGCACCTTTTATCCCAAGAACCGTTAGAGTTCTGATAGTTATTATATTCTCATGGCTTCTAATACCTTACGCTGGGGTGACGATATCTTTCTCCACGCCTGTGGGAATAATAGCGTGGATGACTTTTTTGAATTTTACCATTGGAATGGCCATTGGCCTCTTTGCAACCATATTTTTTGAGGCAGTTCAATTTGCCGGAAGAGTTTACGGATACCAGATAGGTTTTGCCGTTGCCAACGTTTTGGATCCTCAAACGCAATCTCAAGTGCCAATTTTAGGGCAATTGACTTATCTCATAGCGGCTTTTTTGTTTGTATCGTTAGACGGGCCGGCTATTCTACTTTTAGCGGTTGCCGATTCTTTGAAAAAGGTACCTGTCGATCTGCTGGCAATGGGAACGAATTTCGTGCCTCTTTTTTGGAAAGAAGTGGGAACGATATTTTCACTTGGAATACAGATAGGTTTCCCAATAATAGCTTTCATGATCATAGTAACCATAATTTTAGGAGTTATGGCAAGAATAATGCCTCAAATGAACGTTTTCATGGTTGGGATGCCACTGGACGTTTTCGTCGGATTGATAATGTTTGCAATGCTGATACCTGTATGGTTTACCGTTTTCAGTAATCAAATAATGGAACTTTCCGATAAGTTGGTTTCACTCATAAATGGGATGTAG
- the fliQ gene encoding flagellar biosynthesis protein FliQ — MTSDVFTDVIKQGIFVLLTVITPVMLLSLLVGLTISVFQAVTQINEQTLTFVPKILVVFLTLAITGGWIMQKVVEYAQILWTQYIAMI, encoded by the coding sequence TTGACAAGTGACGTTTTTACGGACGTAATAAAACAAGGGATATTCGTACTTTTAACCGTCATAACTCCCGTTATGCTGTTGAGCCTGTTGGTTGGACTAACGATAAGTGTATTCCAGGCCGTTACCCAAATAAATGAGCAAACTCTGACGTTTGTTCCCAAAATACTTGTCGTCTTTCTTACACTGGCAATTACGGGAGGATGGATAATGCAAAAAGTAGTGGAATACGCTCAAATCTTGTGGACGCAATATATAGCGATGATTTAA
- a CDS encoding ComEA family DNA-binding protein — protein sequence MRTRSRIILGIASLLFLAGAIVIFSPLKIPYQNAKSGKTTSEKIQKSKKFSLINVNTASLSELEKLPGIGYTKAQAILNYRKLHGNFSSPQELIKVNGIGKATLERISNFLTGFSGTSKEESASDAAKKESGASSKVVDINHATVEELSTLPYIGPVKAKAIVEYRKEHGFFSDIMELQNVKGIGVKTIQKIEGFIEITE from the coding sequence ATGAGAACTCGAAGCAGAATAATTCTTGGGATCGCCTCTTTGCTTTTTCTAGCGGGGGCGATTGTTATTTTTTCACCCTTGAAAATTCCTTATCAAAATGCTAAAAGCGGTAAGACCACAAGCGAAAAAATACAGAAGTCCAAGAAATTCTCTTTGATAAACGTGAACACGGCATCGCTTTCCGAACTTGAAAAGTTACCAGGCATAGGATACACCAAAGCCCAGGCAATATTAAATTACAGAAAATTACATGGAAACTTTTCTTCTCCACAAGAACTCATAAAAGTTAACGGAATAGGAAAGGCAACGTTGGAAAGGATCTCGAATTTCTTAACGGGTTTCTCAGGAACTTCTAAGGAAGAAAGTGCATCTGATGCTGCAAAGAAAGAAAGCGGTGCTTCTTCAAAAGTTGTAGATATCAACCACGCTACCGTTGAAGAGCTGTCTACTTTGCCGTATATAGGGCCTGTAAAAGCGAAGGCTATTGTGGAGTACAGAAAAGAACATGGTTTTTTCAGCGATATCATGGAGCTTCAAAATGTGAAGGGAATAGGAGTTAAGACCATCCAAAAGATAGAAGGTTTTATTGAGATAACTGAGTGA
- the minC gene encoding septum site-determining protein MinC, which translates to MGSIDLRMTKRGVVLFIENYEDLSQLFADITNKFSQLEGFFAPGDKLSIMMKDKEKYSKDITDIVSFIEEKGFKVGEILVGEMNKKTPNKMSVKQKLNVVESEASKRLNPTKVIKKTVRSGQAVVHDGDVIVMGNLNSGGEIISAGNVVILGEARGVIRAGVKGEESSVIYAILMNPELVQIANHVAHLSETLKNAVVHVRNGKVVFEGYNELNFANGRG; encoded by the coding sequence ATGGGAAGCATTGATCTTCGGATGACCAAAAGGGGAGTCGTTCTCTTCATAGAAAATTACGAGGATTTGTCCCAACTCTTCGCCGACATAACGAATAAGTTTTCCCAATTAGAAGGTTTCTTTGCTCCAGGAGACAAGTTATCGATAATGATGAAGGACAAAGAAAAATATTCAAAAGATATCACGGATATAGTGTCTTTCATAGAAGAAAAAGGGTTTAAAGTTGGAGAGATCCTTGTTGGAGAGATGAACAAGAAAACCCCCAATAAGATGTCTGTAAAACAAAAGCTGAACGTGGTGGAAAGCGAAGCGTCAAAGCGCCTGAATCCAACCAAAGTGATCAAAAAAACGGTCCGTTCAGGTCAAGCAGTCGTTCATGATGGCGACGTGATCGTTATGGGAAATTTGAATTCCGGCGGGGAAATAATCTCGGCCGGAAATGTTGTAATTTTAGGGGAAGCTAGAGGAGTCATTCGCGCCGGTGTGAAGGGTGAAGAAAGTTCCGTTATATATGCCATCTTGATGAATCCTGAGTTGGTACAAATAGCAAATCACGTTGCTCATTTATCTGAGACGTTGAAAAATGCCGTGGTCCATGTGAGAAATGGAAAAGTCGTTTTTGAAGGATACAATGAACTGAATTTCGCTAATGGGAGAGGTTGA
- the flhA gene encoding flagellar biosynthesis protein FlhA: MSKYDDIFVAIGVLFIVLLLILPISGWALDLLQILDITISVLVLLVAMYLKRAVDLSSFPTIVLVLTIYRVALNVASTRLILLQGKNFQGHVIRAFGDFVVGGNYVVGIVVFFILVIVQFIVITKGAERIAEVAARFTLDAMPGKQMSIDADYNAGIITEEEARRRREEVRREADFYGAMDGASKFVRGDAISSIIIVFINIIGGLIIGVLMHHMGAGEAAQVYTLLTVGDGLVTQIPALLVSTSSGIIVSRAASTSSLGKDILRELSQEPRALMITGAAILLLGIFTPLPTISMVLVGFLTVALGYMSSRATPRKEAEELGGSVPSGEAPHPGENVPSPGTMDISDIITTDTVEVEIGYGLIPLADRSQGGDLLERVTMVRKQIAHELGFMLSPIRVRDSVLLKPNEYVIKILGSEIAKYEIFPNRLLAMNPGMVEEKIEGIPTKEPAFGLEAFWITEDQRETARGLGYTVVDAPSVFATHLTEILREHAAELLGRKEMEMLIEGLREKIPSLVNELIPGIMKEHMVRKVLQRLLEEKVSLRNLPLIFETLIENGEKTSSISELVQKVRIALKRQISESAKSDDGYVHAVALSQALEEKLMETMTISEDRKIFSINPDLISKIIDAIASSLKKVMEKGHYPVVICSASIREAMARYVIKNIPKIQVVAYEEMADDVKLKIEEIVNV, from the coding sequence ATGTCAAAGTACGATGATATTTTTGTGGCAATTGGAGTGCTTTTCATAGTTTTGCTTTTGATCCTGCCGATTTCAGGATGGGCGCTTGATTTGCTTCAAATTCTTGATATAACCATTTCCGTACTTGTGTTGTTGGTTGCCATGTATCTTAAAAGAGCGGTGGATTTATCTTCTTTTCCAACCATAGTCTTGGTGCTAACGATATACAGGGTCGCTTTGAATGTGGCTTCCACGCGTTTGATATTGTTACAAGGCAAAAACTTTCAGGGGCATGTTATAAGGGCGTTTGGTGATTTCGTCGTTGGAGGTAATTACGTCGTCGGAATCGTCGTTTTCTTCATTCTCGTTATCGTTCAGTTTATAGTCATAACAAAAGGTGCCGAAAGGATAGCCGAAGTTGCCGCGCGTTTCACTTTGGATGCCATGCCTGGTAAGCAGATGTCCATAGATGCGGATTACAATGCGGGCATAATAACGGAAGAAGAAGCGAGAAGAAGGAGAGAAGAAGTCCGAAGAGAAGCTGATTTCTACGGGGCTATGGATGGAGCCTCGAAATTCGTAAGAGGAGATGCCATTTCAAGTATAATAATAGTGTTTATAAACATAATAGGCGGACTTATAATAGGGGTATTGATGCATCATATGGGCGCTGGAGAAGCAGCACAAGTTTACACGCTTCTAACCGTTGGTGATGGACTTGTTACTCAAATTCCAGCTTTACTCGTTTCCACGTCGAGTGGAATAATAGTGTCCCGCGCTGCTTCAACGAGTTCTCTTGGTAAAGACATACTTAGAGAGCTTTCACAAGAACCAAGGGCTTTAATGATAACAGGTGCGGCGATTTTGTTGTTGGGAATATTCACGCCCTTACCAACCATTTCGATGGTTTTGGTGGGATTTTTAACCGTGGCATTAGGATACATGTCTTCCAGAGCTACACCAAGGAAAGAAGCTGAAGAACTGGGTGGATCCGTACCAAGCGGAGAAGCTCCACATCCTGGAGAAAATGTGCCTTCTCCTGGAACAATGGACATTTCGGATATAATAACGACAGATACGGTTGAAGTTGAAATAGGATATGGTCTCATACCATTGGCCGACAGAAGCCAGGGTGGAGATCTTTTGGAAAGGGTCACGATGGTAAGAAAACAGATAGCTCACGAACTTGGCTTCATGTTGAGCCCTATACGCGTAAGAGATAGCGTGCTTTTAAAACCCAACGAGTACGTTATAAAGATTTTGGGTTCGGAAATTGCGAAGTACGAAATATTCCCAAACAGGTTATTGGCGATGAACCCAGGTATGGTAGAGGAAAAAATAGAAGGTATTCCCACCAAAGAACCAGCTTTTGGCTTGGAAGCTTTTTGGATAACGGAAGATCAGAGAGAAACAGCAAGAGGGTTAGGATATACCGTCGTGGACGCTCCAAGTGTATTTGCAACACACTTAACGGAAATCCTAAGAGAGCATGCCGCGGAATTGCTTGGAAGAAAAGAGATGGAAATGTTGATAGAGGGTTTGAGAGAAAAAATACCTTCTCTGGTGAACGAATTGATACCTGGTATAATGAAAGAACACATGGTTCGAAAAGTACTGCAGCGTTTGTTGGAGGAAAAGGTTTCGTTGCGGAATCTTCCTTTAATATTTGAAACTCTCATTGAAAATGGAGAAAAAACCAGCAGCATTTCCGAATTGGTTCAGAAAGTAAGAATTGCTTTGAAGAGACAAATAAGCGAAAGCGCAAAATCAGATGATGGCTATGTCCATGCTGTAGCATTGTCTCAAGCTTTGGAAGAGAAGCTTATGGAAACGATGACCATCTCTGAGGATAGAAAGATTTTCAGTATAAATCCAGATCTCATATCAAAAATTATAGATGCCATAGCATCCTCTTTGAAAAAGGTAATGGAGAAGGGGCATTATCCGGTGGTCATTTGCTCCGCTTCTATAAGAGAGGCAATGGCCAGGTACGTTATTAAGAACATTCCAAAGATTCAAGTTGTTGCTTACGAAGAAATGGCGGATGATGTGAAGTTGAAGATAGAGGAAATTGTCAACGTTTAA